A window of Poecilia reticulata strain Guanapo linkage group LG7, Guppy_female_1.0+MT, whole genome shotgun sequence genomic DNA:
TCATCCTTGGCTATGAAAAGGTCCTGAAATATAGCCTATTCCTCCAATCtgaaaaaagagcaataaaatacacttcatGAGGTGTTATAGTCCAAAGGTAGTGAACATCACTAACATATACAAAGAATTGTTATATTGTACACATTTTACAATACCTTGCTGCATTCTTTAAATGGTAATACTTGCAGTCTCCATCCACTGAAACTGAAAGCACATCTAGGGTACAAGCTTGCCACTTGAAGGGATCCTtccttaacattttaaacaactcATATCTTATGGCTTCCCACTCAAAAATCTTTTCAGGAAGCTGTCAGCTGAGATCTTACTYgtctgatttaaaatgaaagataaaaaagaaaacataaaataggacATAGGTGTCCAAATACCAGGCATCAAGAATATAGGTGTCTTTCAAGTTTTAGGTGTGTCTCTGGCACAAAACATCTCACTCAATTAATTTTGATGTTACCAGGACTTCATATGATCTGAATGCTGAATGAATGAGGTGGTACCTCAKCCATTTGATTCaagccatttgattcaagtGTGTGTTATGTTGAAGAACATAACCACTCAAGAATGGAGTCAGACAGCCCTTCTGGGATATGTACGTTAGATGCATATCCCAGAAGGGCTCACACAGCCAAAGTAgacagttatttaaattttgataatatagcttttttatattttggttttgagtcattctaaaaaattttattcatatCATTGAGCATGATCACAGTGACCGCCTTTCCAGGTTTGGTCCTCAAACACTCTGATGGACAATCACAAATTCTAACTGGGATCTCCACAAGTACGAATCGAGCTAAAGAGGTTGACATGTTGGATGcatgaatgtaaagaaaacaaaagttacgCTTTCTCTTCTTATTGGCCACCCTGACTTAAGGAGACGGCATGGTCAGCAAGTGACATGAATGCAGATGTGGCTGATCTATGGGGGGAGACAGATGACGGAGTGGGaggagaggcagctggagaggtgcttctgggtcttttcttcttctgaaaagacTGAGAGGATGGGACAActggaggagaaacaggaacaaGATCAAACACTATCACAGTATTTTCCTGGTTCTCTATCACAGTATTTTCCTGGTATCATCATTGGATNNNNNNNNNNNNNNNNNNNNNNNNNNNNNNNNNNNNNNNNNNNNNNNNNNNNNNNNNNNNNNNNNNNNNNNNNNNNNNNNNNNNNNNNNNNNNNNNNNNNNNNNNNNNNNNNNNNNNNNNNNNNNNNNNNNNNNNNNNNNNNNNNNNNNNNNNNNNNNNNNNNNNNNNNNNNNNNNNNNNNNNNNNNNNNNNNNNNNNNNNNNNNNNNNNNNNNNNNNNNNNNNNNNNNNNNNNNNNNNNNNNNNNNNNNNNNNNNNNNNNNNNNNNNNNNNNNNNNNNNNNNNNNNNNNNNNNNNNNNNNNNNNNNNNNNNNNNNNNNNNNNNNNNNNNNNNNNNNNNNNNNNNNNNNNNNNNNNNNNNNNNNNNNNNNNNNNNNNNNNNNNNNNNNNNNNNNNNNNNNNNNNNNNNNNNNNNNNNNNNNNNNNNNNNNNNNNNNNNNNNNNNNNNNNNNNNNNNNNNNNNNNNNNNNNNNNNNNNNNNNNNNNNNNNNNNNNNNNNNNNNNNNNNNNNNNNNNNNNNNNNNNNNNNNNNNNNNNNNNNNNNNNNNNNNNNNNNNNNNNNNNNNNNNNNNNNNNNNNNNNNNNNNNNNNNNNNNNNNNNNNNNNNNNNNNNNNNNNNNNNNNNNNNNNNNNNNNNNNNNNNNNNNNNNNNNNNNNNNNNNNNNNNNNNNNNNNNNNNNNNNNNNNNNNNNNNNNNNNNNNNNNNNNNNNNNNNNNNNNNNNNNNNNNNNNNNNNNNNNNNNNNNNNNNNNNNNNNNNNNNNNNNNNNNNNNNNNNNNNNNNNNNNNNNNNNNNNNNNNNNNNNNNNNNNNNNNNNNNNNNNNNNNNNNNNNNNNNNNNNNNNNNNNNNNNNNNNNNNNNNNNNNNNNNNNNNNNNNNNNNNNNNNNNNNNNNNNNNNNNNNNNNNNNNNNNNNNNNNNNNNNNNNNNNNNNNNNNNNNNNNNNNNNNNNNNNNNNNNNNNNNNNNNNNNNNNNNNNNNNNNNNNCAAGCtaacaacaaccacaacaaaaaccctcaggttttatattttactgagttatttttaaataccgaATTGAAGTCTTATGACCAATATGTCTGACatgtatttgtagtaaatattcttaatatcctgttcaaactagcacataaattgtaaataaagtttttttttaaaaaaaagctaaaaaaaaaattaaaaaaagttctttCAGCGACAAGCTGTTGTGATAACCGATACAAATAGTTGATAACAACCTACTGAGCCTGTTGGCAGGCATAGCAGGGACCAACTGAAGCCATTCAATGGGGCTGATAACCACTGATAATGGCCATTCTATGGGAtgataacatccgaagcgggtGACTCGGCCTaccatttatgtttgttttactggAAAAAGTGAGCAACCGATcactgttttctgtattttctgtcaaagtttgagtagaagaaacaaataaaaagcagtagCCAGGAACCGTTtcaataatgtaatttatttttatgtaaaaagttTCGAGGTTTTTATCTAGATGTACCAAMATTAGGAGAACTAATTaggttttacagtgtagaagTTTTAAACTTAGttcaaaaatttgaaattttcagCAGAGTCAAAAGCTTAAATCTTtagatcttttattttatcattattacaTTGTGATATTGTGCTCCATCATGTTGAAACACTCCCTGACCGACGTTGTTGGAAACGGTTGTTTTTGGAGGACGTTTTGATCCCACTCTTCATTGATGGCAGAGTTTTTGGGGGAGAACTGGGAGTCAGCCATCTCCGTTGGATGAGAAGCAGCGTGACACATGGGTTGCATCATAACACGGGGCTCTTAGTAGACCTGGCTTGTTCcctgattttccaaaaatgtccaAAGCAATCAGAAGGAGGATTTATTTCTTTAGAGCAAACAATATTACACCTGCTTATTAGTGTCCGTCCTGGTATTTTCTGCAGAACTTTGCTCTTTATGGTTTTTCTATGACTTGGTGGGAGAGCTCAACTATAAGCTGTACATTTcagtagaaaataatttttctcttgtAAAACCTTTTCCCTGCCAGtgaactttttaaagatcttaGTAGAAGAACAATAGCAGCAGTCTTTTCTTCCAAGGTATATACTGCTGGCATCTACACCTCTTGTATATAGAATCTGCTAATTAGATTGTTAGTGATTTTAGTTGGACTCTTTTATAGCTCCATTTGTGATGTGACTGAAGGAAAGTAAGTAGACTTTGTGTCacaaaatcaaattcaaatcatattttttgcttgaaaataatcTTTCTAAGCCCGCAAAACCCTGTTCAGTTTTGTATTATCGTGCCTCTCATCACGATGAACAATAACCTAGAAACAATAACTATCAGCAGAAAAACTCTAAACTACAgattttgcaaaagttttttatACCACTGCCAACATTTTTTGGCCATGAACATAMATTCCttacagcaaaaatgttgtattaCTTAAACTGAGGTGGCTGCAGCTTTTATCACCTCTCATAATAACATATAGTTAAAACGAAAAGGTGGgctgaaaataattcattcatGTATAAATTGGtaactttaaaattatgattGTTATAACTTTTACTACACAAGACACATATCTGCTTTCATGTTTCTAATGCAGAATCCTTTRTAACTTTATTTTATTTWATTTTWTTTACTTTCTAATCTCGTCActcaaaattctgtttttgtaagtGTCAGAAATCAACCAGCAGGTCATTGCtacttcaacaaaaacatataatGTAAGAATAACATATACTCAGGACCAAAGAGGCTATAAATGTCCGGCATGCCGTAATTGCACACTACCTTGTTCTTTTGCAGAGTTATTAACTGTTCGTGATTGACCAGGCAAAGGCACYGGGACCTCGTTTAAAAAAGAGACCAGGAGAAGGGAGAGCGGACCRGGAACAGAGGAGGAGAGTTTAACGAGAGGCAGGAGACCAAGAGGGCATGGCAGCCGAATAAATCTTTGCAGCGTTCATCGTCAAAGAAAAGAAGTGCCAAAGATTGTTTTCACCAAGCAGTTTTAAGAGGGTACCGTATTTTCTATaagctgctattttttttctgcactttgaACCAcacggcttatagcccggtgcggcttttttgtggattttcttcaaccaccagggggctttTAGTAGGAAATGAGTCATTGGAAKtcaaaattggaaatcaaagaagaaagtgctaattttcatttagaacaggggtgcccaaagtcgctCCTTAAGGGCCGgcatcttgcatgttttagggctctccctggtggtagtaacaatctTTTCAgtatgtcaatgttcttcttaggccatctaacgagccatcatttgatccaggtgcgttaaatcagggagagaactaaaacatgcaggataccggccctcgaggacccactttggacactactagatttagaacaagcacatgctagcagcaggcacgacggagaaatgttttcaaactcatatgatgcagcttttaagttgagggttatcgatctggcagtacatgAGGGAAACAGAGCCTCTGCACGTAAGCTCGGCGCAAACAaaaccatggttcggcgttggagacccagggctgcgtccttaataaatccagTAGATTCAAATTCTTGATCAATTCTTCGGTCAAAGTGTGAATGTTGAATATGGCTAATGCTAGTTTATGTTACTAGCAGCTTGACAACTAATGTTAGCTTAAGTGAACCAGGTTTTCTATTGTGAATTGAAGTCATAAATACATCCCACTAGCATTAAAATTGTCATCATTTTACTATCTTACAATTCATTATTTCATCCAGAAATGAATGACggtctaaaaaaaaagacaaatcgtCTTCTAGTTCTTTCTCTAACGTATCCAAAAACGTTACTGTCAGGTGTGAACAggatatttaaatttaagtttcTGCYAACAGTGGCCCTCAATAATATGTATTTGGTTTAAAGAAATATCCCAAAATTTTTAGTCTTCATACAAATTAGGTGAATGCACATCTAATTtccaagatattttttttatttttattatctgtatCAATATAAGTAAGCTgaaattagcacaatatttagaCTAATGCAGCAAATCATGGTAAAGAGGCATGGCGATAACTTGACAGCAGAGGTAAAAAGATACATTTCTTATCCAGCCTGTAATAAAGTGCCACTTTTTGCCAAATTTGagactttatttattaacttgaagtaaaaaaataaaaagcaaaaagttatGGAAGGAACACAAATATGGATTTTTAGAATCTGTAAAGTTGACAAAGGGTGCTGTTCTATATACTCAAGAATCAAGATGAACAGTTTTCATGCAAATACCTGTTTAGAGGTAACCCAGATAAAAATGGGGCCATAAACAtcaaaaaccatttaaaaaaattcccatACAATTTGCTTGaagaaatacactttttttttttttttaatttattgaaaagtaaTTTGGAACATTTTAGCAACTCTTTTAcaatttattcaatattatCTCTCCTGGATGATGTGTCATTTTGAAAAGTCAAGCATCTTCTAATATGCCAGAGACCTTAAGGCTTAAGCCTTCTGAGACCACACTGCAGACTGCAGGgctcaaaaaaattaaaattattcatcTCAGTTGGAAACTGCAAAATGTTGCCGATCTTTTTGCATGCTGGCACTGAAGCAAGAAGCGGTTTGTCAAATTTGTCATGGGTTTGTTTTGGAAGCTAACAACCTGCCTGCTCAATTCTCTTTGtacttgttaaaataaaagcaacagtaaaaataaaaaccatggGGCTTCAATGGgacaaaaaagtaaactttactCTGGTAATACTTTAAACAAATACGGCAGAGGTAWTTTTAGAACCTAGTACATGCAGAACATGCAATTTGCAGGGAATGTGTACATGCCTACACCTATACACACGTCCACGTTTGTGTGCATAAATCAGCTCTCACCTCCTCCATCTCTGCCCATGGTTTATGCTAAGCCCAGTGGGGAGCCACATCAGCCTCCCCTTTGATGATGACACACATGATTAATGGCTGTAAAAAGACTGTTTGTTTTYATTACGCCTCCTCGTCAGCAAGCTGTAGTTGTATCAGAGATTCGTGCCATGCAAGCTAAATTTGAGCCAGAACtggaggaaaatatttcaacaggAGTTTCTCTTTAGAACcaggagaaaacacaaaggggcttggttttgttttaaaagaggCAACTGCCCATGGCTACATTTTCCGCTGTTTCTCGAGTTCTGAGGTGGCCAAGGGATTTCAAGGGCTGgaaaattaaaagttgaaaGGATTTGGGTAAGGCAAAGATCCAGGATCAGTTTTAAGAGTTTCATCTAAACCCTACAGCTGCTGGGTTTTATATATCTCACACAAAWTTCCTCTTGCTAACCCAAGATATAGCAGACATACAGAAAAATACTCaacataaagtttaaatttgGCTTGTGGTATGTATGCCTGATGGATGCAGTGATAAAATTAGGGGAGAGCAGCTGATTCAAACAGCATTATGACTTcaaatccaaagaaaacaaatggattaaaataccttaagtaaaattatttcttcTCATGTGGAGGAAAGTTTGTAGAGATAGTCTTTGAACTTCTTCAATGAAGACCAGTTTTCTAAACTTAAATARAAACAATGTAAACAGAGTACACATTCATACAGAGGTCTTACTTTGAGTGTGTTCTAGTGTCYCTTCCCCAGCAATcagttgaaacatttaaataacagTYCAGAGGCTATCTGATTCACAAACCTCAAGAGGTTCAAGGCTAATGTGGCTTACAGAAGAGCTCAGTTTGTACCAATCCTTCTCTGTCAACTTTGTTGACCTATCAGACCCAGCTAGTGACCTGCAGACATTGTTGACCATGCCCCTTCCATCCTCCACACAGAGAAGGCGTAGCTCAGTCTCTCATGCACCAGGTAGTTGCACCCGGCAAGCTTGCTGTCCATCTCGTTGCTTTGCAGAACCTGGTACAGAAAGTCAATATAGCGGGATGCCAACTTGAGAGTCTGAATTTTGCTCAGTTTGTCCGAGGGAAGAGTTGGAATRATCTTGCGCAGCGAGGCAAATGCTTCATTCAGCGACTGAGTCCTCTGGCGTTCGCGGATGTTGGCAATGGCCCGCTGAGCATGTGGGTCCTCGAGGGTTAGGAGTCCTCCAGGACTGTGACCCGGCAGGGGAGAAAGCGAGGGGCTGGAAGAAGGCGGCTGATGCTGAGGGCtctgtttgagttttttggGACCTGTTGGGGTGTGTATCTGAATGCCATCCTCTGGTTTGACTTTGTTGCTGTTGTCCGTTGAGGTAGGAGTGAGTGGAGTAAGgtgatcctctgtgtgtgagcCAATCTGTCGTTTATGTCCGGTAATGCCTGGAGTGGCTACAACAACAGGACAGGCGTTAGAAAGCGGAGTTGCCAGCTTCTCTTTGGGAACCACCCTGCCTTTAGGGTGATCATCTCTGGACAGTTCATCCTCTCTCATACTTTGACACTCTTCCTCTCCTTTAGTTCTTTCAATTGCTCTATGTGCTCCGCTCTTGTGCTTACCCAGTTTTTTCAAGTGTATTGTCTTTTTCCTCTGTTCTGTTCTTCTTGAGATCCTTCCTCTGcttctctgctttgtctttctWCTGCTGTTGTCCTTTTCTTTACAGCTTCTCCCTGGGGAATATTYAATCAAGCCAAACTGAAAGAGCAAGCACTCAATGTCATCTCCTTCATCCACACATGTGAAAACCCGACAATGATCTCTTCCAGTCTCTGTAAGCATGCATTATGAGGTACAAACTCTCTCACGTCATTCTCCTGAAGCAGCATGTGAAGCAAGAGTATAGTGagtgtacatttttaaaggCAGGCAACTGTGAATATTTCAGCTGCCCTCCCACTCAGTTCCCTGATTGGCCTGAAATGGATTTTAGGACATTGAAGCTTCAGGACGCAAGAAGAATGAGTCCTAACTGATTGGTCCAGTCGAAGTGACGAGGCGGAGAGAGAGACCTGCTGCRCAGCCAACCAGATCTAAATGTTGTGACATTTGCCTCCTTGTCCCAGAAGTTGCTCAAGTTTATAGGTTCCAGATTTCCTCCAAAGCAAGGCATTGCCCTGCCCCCTCTCTCACTGAGACTGCACAACTCAGCACTACCATTGCTGGgctttaaaagtcaaaaggAAATCTGCAAAGGAATCTTTCTTTATGTTTGAATCTCTCTTTATGTTTGAAACTGCACAAAATTCAAATACACTACCCTCCAATATCCAGCCTTCTGGCTTTATAAACAACAGAATTTTGAAGAACAGACATTTTGTacacaaaatcacaaagaaGGTGACATTTAAAGACACTGAAAATTACTCTTTTATTCCCCATCTtctaatgtgaaaaataaaaaaaacaggttgtGTGAAATATCAAAGTTATAActtactgttttcttttctttaaacccACAAGTAAGAACTTGTGGTATCTACAATATTTACCAGATAAATACCAGGTTAATGTTATCTTAAATACACTGGTGTCACAATTCTTGGATTATTGGcttttggtttgattatttcCTGTGGGTaatttatgtttcatattttgtgcCATATTAGTTCTGTCAGTGAGGTCTGTTGTCATAGATTATTGTTTTCCTCATCATGAATATTAAtctcattagatttttttctatcatcTTCTGCTatgtttttacttcagttcaGGTATTGCCGTATtctatgaggggccgtttaggacaaaatctatatTTTGTCTCTCGCACACTACGAAagactcacgcacactcaaaaaatactcaaattgcgcatacacactactaaaatgtcataCATGCCTACAAATTTTCTCCCACACGCATACACAAAATCCTAAAATTGCACgtacacactactaaaatgtcacacacgcacacacattttatctcacacagacacaaaatcMWAAAATTGCACATACACACgactaacatgtcgcacacgcacacacattttatctttgtcGYACACATASACtgtactaacatgtcgcacacgcatacacaaaaTACTACAATTGCGCACAtacactactaaaatatcacacacgcaaacctttttttttgtcttagtcaCAAGACTAAGATTGCatatataaactaataaaatatagactcATTATTTTGTATGTGAAAGATtcagttttgtatgtgtgagggACATTTTTTGTATATGTGAGAGGGACTACATTTTTTGTATATGTGAGAGgtgtcacggaagaggcggggcataatttggaGATCAGATTGCGCATGCGTTATACCACAGTGAAGTTAGCTTCAAGTTAGATATTTGTTATGAggttatttttgacacaaatggaaccccataatttttgacacaaatggaaCCCCACAAATCTTTGCATTTACTGATCTGATCCTTTGgtgagtttgtttgtgtgatAGCACTGTTGCTTTAGCATAAAATTTCTGCTCGATTGCCAACAGTTATTAGAACTGTTGGCGTTTGTTACCTGGGCCGTCACCGGGATTGCAACAGCTGATTTCTGTTTAGTACGCCCCACTCTCTTCCCAAAGGTAACCTAATCGCTGATTTTGTGCGTGTTCTGGCACTTTTTGTGTTGATATTGAGTTTCAAatgaaattgattaaaataGGATGTAGCTACATTTAAGTTGATATTGYgcaatatattttatttaatttacttatttttttcatttccccacTCTGCTTGAGtatttgagttaatttattttatttttcttgatattttgaaagtgaactttgatttcaactttaactttaaattgattagtttgaaatatgattgatattctttttgttaaattatttaaattatggttGATTTAACCTGATTGAAATGCCCATAATTGTTACATTCTTGCGTACTCTGTTCTCCTAGAAATCTCTCCACGCTTCACTATCTTTTGTCTTTGATAGASAGATGATCAGATTGACTGCAGAGAGTCTGCAGCTTTGCTGCCAAAGTCTGAATGCTGATAATCAGGTTTTGTGTGTTGACCATGAGCTGTGGTTACTGGATAGTTTTATAAAGCCTGAAGGATGTGTAATACTTGCACTTTTGGTATTTATTCAATACCAAGTAAATTCATGGCTAGTATCACCAATACCAATTCTGGtactgatattttttcttgaaattgtattatttatgttttttttttttttttaacagatttgaCTTCAGATTCTGATTGTAATAAAATACAGGGCAAAGATTTTAGGCAAGTAagtgttttaagtgttttttatttactaactACTATATAACACAGTGTAGAAGGACAATAAAGTACTGCTCCTTTTACCTTCTACTACACACAGCAGTGTTACTGTGAAGCTGCATTAATTGGGTGATTAAAGAGATTGTATTTGAAAGAAAGCAGATATTTTGAatgcaaatttaacaaaattataaaatccTGCTCTCACAATGAAAATGTGAGCTCTGgatatttggtgttttaattCCTGCACATGCACTGGAATGAGCTCTGTCAGGAAATTCCAGTAATTTGCTCGACAccgtaaaagaaaaactacaaaaacaataCTGACGTCATCACCCATTAATCCAATACTAATCCTTACTTACCTTGGTATCAATAGTTTAGATTGATACACCCAAACAGAACAACAGGCCTATagttgttttagaaaaatagtcTTCTAAAAACATCATGGTCACATTAAGTGtttactgaacatttttgagAAGGGTTGTTTCAATCactacattttgattttgtctcttaaaataaattcagtgtttgaaaaaaaatatatgtatgaaAAAGCCAAAAGTGTTTTAGTTTCTGACATAGTTAACACATAAAATCAATACTATCATGGGAATAGAGTTTGTTGGacacaagaaaatatatacaagtTTATGgccttaaattattttaaggcCATAAACTTAAAATGGccttaaataaagttatttattgttCTGTAAATAACTTTACTTGTTATTTACAGAACAAGTAAAGTTCTGTAAATAAGCATAAAATTAATAACATAACCAAACAATGCAGCTCTCGTAGATGTTTTCCAGTTATGAGCTCACATGTTTACAGAGGAACTCAGTGACGTAGCTTCCTGAACATGCAGCTGTGCATGTAAATGCGTGACAATTGCATGCAAAtccaaaaaaaagacataacgGTGCCCTCTGCTGGCAAAACTAAGGTAAAAACAAAGAGgaggaaaactgcaaaaaactgCTTAACATTATAAACCTTGGAGAAAAGGTAGAATGAGaatcaaaacataaatgtaaaattgatt
This region includes:
- the LOC103466863 gene encoding protein L-Myc-1a-like, with protein sequence MLTETGRDHCRVFTCVDEGDDIECLLFQFGLIXYSPGRSCKEKDNSXRKTKQRSRGRISRRTEQRKKTIHLKKLGKHKSGAHRAIERTKGEEECQSMREDELSRDDHPKGRVVPKEKLATPLSNACPVVVATPGITGHKRQIGSHTEDHLTPLTPTSTDNSNKVKPEDGIQIHTPTGPKKLKQSPQHQPPSSSPSLSPLPGHSPGGLLTLEDPHAQRAIANIRERQRTQSLNEAFASLRKIIPTLPSDKLSKIQTLKLASRYIDFLYQVLQSNEMDSKLAGCNYLVHERLSYAFSVWRMEGAWSTMSAGH